The genomic window CACCTGCCACCTCCCACCCATGACCTACCTCCACGACATCCCCCTCGACCAAGCCCTCGCCGCCTGGCACGCCGCCCTGGAGGGCGTGGGCGCGCTGCGCCGTCTGCCGGCCGAATCCTTGCCCATCGCCGAAGCCAACGGCCGCGTGACGGCGGCGCCGGTGTGGGCGCGCATCTCGGTGCCGCATTACCATGCCGCGGCCATGGACGGCTACGCCGTCGCCGCCGCCGACACAGTCGGCGCCACCCTCACCCGCCCGCTGCGGCTGGCCGTGGCAGCACAGGCCCGCTATGTCGATACCGGCGACCCCCTGCCCCCCGGCGCCGACGCCGTCATCCCCATCGAAGAGGCGCAACGGCTGGAGTCGGCCGGCGGGGGCGAGATCGAAATCCTGGCCGCGGTCACACCCTGGAAGAACGTGCGGCAGATGGGCGAGGACATCGTCGCCACCGAACTGGTCGTACCCGCCAACCATCGCCTGCGCCCGCAGGACTTGGGCGCCATCGCCGGCAGCGGCCACTCACACGTCCAGGTCTACCGCCACCCGCGCATCGCCATCCTGCCCACCGGCACCGAGCTGGTCGCCCCCGGCGTCGATCTCAAACCCGGCGACATCATCGAATTCAACAGCCTTGTCCTGGGGGCCATGGCCGCAGAATGGGGGGCGCGCGTCAGCCGCCTGCCCATCCTGGCCGACGATTACGCCGCCATCAAACGGGCGGTGCTGGCCGCGCTCGACGACCACGACATCGTCGCCGTCAATGCCGGCTCATCGTCCGGCTCCGAAGACTTCACCGCCCGCATCTTCGGCGAGATCGGCGAGGTCATCGTCCACGGCCTCGCCATCCGCCCCGGCCACCCGGCTGTGTTGGGGCATGGGCATGGCAAGCCGCTGGTCGGCATCCCCGGCTACCCGGTCAGCGCCATGGTCGCCTTCGAATTGTTGGTCAAGCCGCTCATGCAGCGCTGGGTGGGGCAAGAGGCCGAGCCGCGGCCCACCGTGCGGGCGGCGCTGACGCGCAAGGTGCTCTCGCCCATGGGCCAGGACGAGTACATGCGGGTGACGCTGGGGCGGGTGGGCGAGCGGGTGGTGGCCACGCCGCTCTCGCGCGGGGCCGGGGTGATCATGTCGATGGTGCGGGCCGATGGCATGGCCCACATCCCGCGTTTTTCGGAGGGGCTGAACGCC from Caldilineales bacterium includes these protein-coding regions:
- a CDS encoding molybdopterin biosynthesis protein, with the protein product MTYLHDIPLDQALAAWHAALEGVGALRRLPAESLPIAEANGRVTAAPVWARISVPHYHAAAMDGYAVAAADTVGATLTRPLRLAVAAQARYVDTGDPLPPGADAVIPIEEAQRLESAGGGEIEILAAVTPWKNVRQMGEDIVATELVVPANHRLRPQDLGAIAGSGHSHVQVYRHPRIAILPTGTELVAPGVDLKPGDIIEFNSLVLGAMAAEWGARVSRLPILADDYAAIKRAVLAALDDHDIVAVNAGSSSGSEDFTARIFGEIGEVIVHGLAIRPGHPAVLGHGHGKPLVGIPGYPVSAMVAFELLVKPLMQRWVGQEAEPRPTVRAALTRKVLSPMGQDEYMRVTLGRVGERVVATPLSRGAGVIMSMVRADGMAHIPRFSEGLNAGDEVTVELLRPPGVIDHTIVHLGSHDLTLDLLADQLRRQRPDRSFSSGNVGSLSGLLALRRGEAHLAGSHLLDEETGEYNLSYIRRYLADVPVVVLAFVGRTQGLITPRGNPKRLHDLGDLARPDVVFSNRQRGAGTRVLLDYRLAQAGIDPAAIQGYERVEFTHLAVAAAVQSGAADCGLGILAAARALGLDFIPLFEEQYQLIIPRQHYESELLAPLLDIIRGPGFRSAVAALGGYDVGRMGEVVIDATHS